One region of Vibrio pelagius genomic DNA includes:
- the dsbB gene encoding disulfide bond formation protein DsbB produces the protein MNFLLLLKDFSKGRLSWLLLLGFVIFFEACALFFQHVMMLGPCVMCIYERIAMLAIGIAAMIGAIAPNNPVGRWLGLAGWGFGAYKGLMLSLEHVNYQFNPSPFATCDLFVTFPSWAPLNEWAPWMFEAYGDCAKVVWQFIGLSMPQWLVVIFAGNLIALGLIVISQFAKSK, from the coding sequence GTGAACTTTCTTTTATTGCTCAAAGATTTCTCTAAAGGCCGACTCTCGTGGCTATTATTACTTGGTTTCGTAATCTTCTTTGAAGCATGTGCGTTGTTCTTCCAACACGTTATGATGCTTGGCCCATGCGTAATGTGCATCTATGAGCGAATCGCGATGCTCGCTATAGGTATTGCTGCAATGATTGGTGCGATTGCACCTAACAATCCTGTCGGACGTTGGCTTGGTTTAGCTGGCTGGGGGTTCGGTGCTTACAAAGGTTTAATGCTATCGCTGGAGCACGTTAATTACCAATTCAACCCCTCTCCTTTCGCAACTTGTGACCTATTTGTCACCTTTCCAAGTTGGGCACCATTGAACGAATGGGCGCCTTGGATGTTTGAGGCTTACGGCGATTGCGCTAAGGTTGTTTGGCAGTTTATCGGTTTATCAATGCCACAATGGCTGGTGGTGATTTTCGCAGGCAACCTGATTGCATTGGGTCTTATTGTGATTTCTCAGTTCGCGAAATCTAAATAA
- a CDS encoding YecA family protein, with product MTYQLLNQDGLPQECTPQFIEGAILASNLATKPLDPQEWLAVISPEAEERFIGLVTEQINRQHNLIQRSEYMPTEVLAEGDFNEQFADFAEGFMMVWPTVEEQWQQANMADGTLRMLQALLTTLMLAIDEEQTQQQMVAAGLENPPALAELVGQVDLMVNEVALAADEAMLGNKAQSVNPFKNIGRNDPCPCESGKKFKQCCGRAQA from the coding sequence ATGACATATCAACTATTAAATCAAGACGGCTTGCCTCAAGAGTGTACGCCACAATTTATTGAGGGAGCGATTTTAGCATCTAACCTTGCGACCAAGCCGCTAGATCCTCAAGAGTGGCTGGCTGTGATCTCACCAGAAGCAGAAGAGCGTTTCATCGGCTTGGTGACGGAACAGATTAACCGTCAACATAACCTCATTCAGCGCAGTGAATACATGCCTACAGAGGTTCTTGCTGAGGGCGATTTCAATGAGCAATTCGCGGATTTCGCCGAAGGTTTCATGATGGTTTGGCCGACGGTAGAAGAGCAGTGGCAACAAGCGAATATGGCTGACGGCACACTGAGAATGCTTCAAGCACTCCTCACAACGCTGATGTTGGCAATTGACGAAGAGCAGACTCAGCAACAGATGGTGGCTGCGGGTTTGGAAAACCCTCCAGCGCTTGCGGAACTTGTTGGTCAAGTGGATTTAATGGTCAACGAAGTAGCATTAGCTGCCGATGAAGCCATGTTAGGTAACAAAGCTCAAAGCGTAAACCCGTTTAAAAATATTGGCCGAAATGATCCTTGCCCATGTGAAAGCGGCAAGAAGTTCAAGCAGTGCTGCGGTCGAGCGCAAGCTTAG